A single window of Labrus mixtus chromosome 23, fLabMix1.1, whole genome shotgun sequence DNA harbors:
- the LOC132958934 gene encoding damage suppressor protein-like: MDEGNCTKETMHDVKKGMEPDSQSAGRVPKEENNTKALNNVFRNGWLKLAGPASKSLVIALSGSAFVALSDNHGSRREAEELTEKLPMPKGKEADGGVAEVPVRKGTTPAEPPARIVIARTPAAGKSIKVLKTYRIVLLGETKAGKSSLANTIFEEDVFKVKHSPTSGKSECQADSKSVDGRRITLIETLDFFGKDRSEEELRREVGSCMTASAPGPHAFFIVLKVERSPDYWKDVIQRIAQYLPEAFNYAAVVFTHGDQLPKGTKIEEFVEQNKCLSDLVKKCRGRCHVVDNKYWTTNQQGDYRSNKLQVAELLNTTDKILMENKGGCYKMQRAVLTEIEKGGKRKAEGDAPQGDPSETNNGVSKGTWIKFTGPAAKSLAGLFRPAVLLETEGKDDEEEDVGEEKKAEEEEEEDVGEENKVEEEEEEDVGEENKVEEEEEDVGEENKVEEEEEDVGEENKVEEEEEEDVGEENKVEEEEEDVGEENKVEEEEEEDIGEENKVEEEEEEDVGEENKVEEEEVEEGEKKTHDEESDKKDETETEKTVEDKKVTELEKGKETEKKAGLGVIATAPAAGAGAAGAGAGALGAVAGALGAVAGALGAVAGALGAVALGAGAGALGAVAGALGAVALGAGAGALGAGAGALGAGAGAAGAGAAGAAGAGAAGAGAAGAAGAGAAEAGAGAGAAGAGAAGAGAGAAGAGAGAAGAGAAGAGAGAGAVGAVAAGAAGAVAAGAAGAVAVAWYY, translated from the exons CCAAGGCTCTCAACAATGTCTTTAGGAATGGTTGGTTGAAATTAGCAGGCCCTGCATCCAAATCCTTGGTGATTGCTTTATCTGGGTCAGCTTTTGTAGCTTTGTCTGACAACCATGGATCGAGAAGAGAGGCAGAAGAACTCACAGAAAAACTGCCAATGCCAAAAGGAAAAGAGGCTGATGGAGGTGTTGCAGAAGTACCAGTAAGGAAAGGAACAACACCAGCAG AGCCACCAGCGAGGATTGTCATCGCAAGAACACCTGCAGCAGGGAAAAGCATCAAAG TTCTAAAAACATACAGGATTGTCCTGCTGGGAGAAACCAAAGCTGGGAAAAGCAGCCTGGCAAACACCATATTTGAAGAGGATGTGTTCAAAGTCAAACATAGCCCCACTTCTGGAAAAAGTGAATGTCAAGCAGATTCAAAATCTGTTGATGGAAGAAGAATTACTCTGATTGAGACTCTGGATTTTTTTGGTAAAGATAGATCTGAGGAGGAACTGAGGCGAGAAGTAGGGAGTTGTATGACAGCAAGTGCTCCTGGGCCTCACGCATTTTTCATAGTGTTGAAAGTGGAGAGATCCCCAGACTACTGGAAGGATGTCATCCAGAGAATAGCTCAATATTTACCTGAGGCTTTCAATTATGCGGCAGTTGTCTTCACTCACGGTGACCAACTTCCGAAAGGAACGAAAATTGAGGAGTTTGTTGAACAGAATAAATGTCTCAGTGATCTGGTGAAGAAGTGCAGAGGGCGTTGTCACGTCGTCGATAATAAATATTGGACGACAAACCAACAGGGTGACTACAGGAGCAACAAGTTACAGGTGGCAGAGCTGCTTAACACAACAGACAAAATACTAATGGAAAACAAAGGAGGCTGTTATAAGATGCAGCGAGCAGTTCTGACTGAAATCGAGAAAGGGGGCAAAAGAAAAGCCGAAGGAGATGCACCACAAGGGGACCCCAGTGAGACTAACAACGGTGTCTCTAAGGGTACATGGATCAAATTTACAGGCCCTGCAGCAAAATCATTGGCAGGATTATTTAGGCCAGCTGTTTTGCTGGAAACTGAGGGaaaagatgatgaagaagaagatgtaggagaagaaaaaaaagcagaggaggaggaagaagaagatgtaggagaagaaaacaaagtagaggaggaggaggaagaagatgtaggagaagaaaacaaagtagaggaggaggaagaagatgtaggagaagaaaacaaagtagaggaggaggaagaagatgtaggagaagaaaacaaagtagaggaggaggaagaagaagatgtaggagaagaaaacaaagtagaggaggaggaagaagatgtaggagaagaaaacaaagtagaggaggaggaagaagaagatataggagaagaaaacaaagtagaggaggaggaagaagaagatgtaggagaagaaaacaaagtagaggaggaagaagtggaagaaggtgagaaaaaaacacatgatgagGAATCCGATAAGAAAGacgaaacagaaacagaaaaaactgTAGAAGACAAGAAGGTGACAGAACTGGAAAAggggaaagaaacagagaaaaaggcaGGACTAGGAGTTATAGCAACTGCCccagctgcaggagcaggggcagcaggagcaggagcaggagcatTAGGTGCAGTAGCAGGAGCATTAGGTGCAGTAGCAGGAGCATTAGGTGCAGTAGCAGGAGCATTAGGTGCAGTAGCATTAGGTGCAGGAGCAGGAGCATTAGGTGCAGTAGCAGGAGCATTAGGTGCAGTAGCATTAGGTGCAGGAGCAGGAGCATTAGGTGCAGGAGCAGGGGCATTAGGTGCAGGAGCAGGGGCAGCAGGAGCGGGGGCAGCAGGGGCAGCAGGAGCAGGGGCAGCAGGAGCAGGGGCAGCAGGGGCAGCAGGAGCAGGGGCAGCAGAAGCAGGGGCAGGAGCGGGGGCAGCAGGAGCGGgggcagcaggagcaggagcaggggcagcaggagcaggagcaggggCAGCAGGAGCAGGGGCAGCAGGAGCAGGGGCAGGAGCGGGGGCAGTAGGAGCAGTGGCAGCAGGGGCAGCAGGAGCAGTGGCAGCAGGGGCAGCAGGAGCAGTGGCAGTGGCA TGGTACTACTAA
- the LOC132958302 gene encoding GTPase IMAP family member 7-like isoform X2, with amino-acid sequence MDGSMRLVILGKTGSGKSSLVNTIFGEDMCKINHTSKSETSECKAATKCVDGKSLTLIDTPGFFDTDMSEDDLKPEILRCIVESAPGPHAFLIVFKVDKFTKHEQEVITKIKEYFSEEAFKFATVVFTHGDQLQEGQTIKDFVRKDQNLSDLVKKCGGRCHVIDNKYWKEKPKNEYRSNQFQVEEILKTVEKTIKDNKDGYYTNEMLQEMESIKQDEIERIRKSSENMSEEEIREKAKRNVFENLLILMAGTATGVVLGAYFGVKIMIKSVLKILKVLKEETHSCLGISKLAGGDKSAEGEVETLVAAGAAAGKAALTIPSAAFKALAVTAAVVGVAGGVAGGMTGYLAAEEAETPQEAAEKAADAVTELAEDILKTIDEM; translated from the exons ATGGACG GCTCAATGAGACTTGTTATCTTGGGAAAAACTGGATCTGGGAAAAGCAGCCTGGTGAACACCATATTTGGAGAGGACATGTGCAAAATCAACCATACTTCCAAATCTGAAACAAGTGAATGCAAAGCAGCAACCAAATGTGTTGATGGAAAGAGCCTCACTTTGATCGACACTCCTGGTTTCTTCGACACCGACATGTCAGAAGATGATCTGAAGCCTGAGATACTGAGGTGTATTGTTGAGAGCGCCCCTGGGCCTCATGCTTTTCTCATTGTGTTTAAAGTGGACAAATTCACAAAGCACGAACAGGAAGTCATaaccaaaataaaagaatactTTTCTGAAGAAGCTTTCAAATTTGCAACAGTTGTCTTTACTCATGGTGATCAGCTCCAAGAAGGACAGACAATTAAAGATTTTGTCCGCAAGGATCAGAATCTGAGTGATCTGGTGAAGAAGTGTGGAGGCCGCTGCCATGTCATCGACAACAAATATTGGAAAGAAAAGCCAAAGAATGAATACAGGAGCAACCAGTTCCAGGTGGAGGAGATACTTAAGACAGTGGAGAAGACGATAAAGGACAACAAGGATGGCTACTACACCAATGAGATGCTTCAAGAAATGGAGAGCATAAAACAAGACGAGATAGAACGCATTAGAAAGTCATCAGAAAACATGTCAGAGGAAGAGATCAGAGAGAAGGCTAAGCGTAACGTCTTTGAGAATCTTTTGATTCTAATGGCAGGTACAGCAACAGGTGTAGTGTTAGGAGCTTACTTTGGTGTGAAAATAATGATCAAATCAGTTCTTAAAATATTGAAAGTTCTTAAAGAAGAGACACATTCATGTTTAGGAATTTCAAAGTTAGCAGGAGGAGACAAATCAGCAGAAGGAGAAGTTGAAACACTtgtagcagcaggagcagcagctggaAAAGCAGCATTAACAATCCCATCAGCAGCATTCAAGGCTTTAGCAGTGACTGCTGCAGTGGTAGGTGTGGCAGGAGGTGTGGCAGGAGGTATGACAGGATATCTTGCAGCTGAGGAAGCAGAAACACCgcaggaagcagcagagaagGCAGCAGATGCAGTCACAGAACTTGCCGAAGATATCTTAAAAACAATAGATGAGATGTAG
- the LOC132958302 gene encoding GTPase IMAP family member 7-like isoform X1, translating to MDGSMRLVILGKTGSGKSSLVNTIFGEDMCKINHTSKSETSECKAATKCVDGKSLTLIDTPGFFDTDMSEDDLKPEILRCIVESAPGPHAFLIVFKVDKFTKHEQEVITKIKEYFSEEAFKFATVVFTHGDQLQEGQTIKDFVRKDQNLSDLVKKCGGRCHVIDNKYWKEKPKNEYRSNQFQVEEILKTVEKTIKDNKDGYYTNEMLQEMESIKQDEIERIRKSSENMSEEEIREKAKRNVFENLLILMAGTATGVVLGAYFGVKIMIKSVLKILKVLKEETHSCLGISKLAGGDKSAEGEVETLVAAGAAAGKAALTIPSAAFKALAVTAAVVGVAGGVAGGMTGYLAAEEAETPQEAAEKAADAVTELAEDILKTIDEIELI from the exons ATGGACG GCTCAATGAGACTTGTTATCTTGGGAAAAACTGGATCTGGGAAAAGCAGCCTGGTGAACACCATATTTGGAGAGGACATGTGCAAAATCAACCATACTTCCAAATCTGAAACAAGTGAATGCAAAGCAGCAACCAAATGTGTTGATGGAAAGAGCCTCACTTTGATCGACACTCCTGGTTTCTTCGACACCGACATGTCAGAAGATGATCTGAAGCCTGAGATACTGAGGTGTATTGTTGAGAGCGCCCCTGGGCCTCATGCTTTTCTCATTGTGTTTAAAGTGGACAAATTCACAAAGCACGAACAGGAAGTCATaaccaaaataaaagaatactTTTCTGAAGAAGCTTTCAAATTTGCAACAGTTGTCTTTACTCATGGTGATCAGCTCCAAGAAGGACAGACAATTAAAGATTTTGTCCGCAAGGATCAGAATCTGAGTGATCTGGTGAAGAAGTGTGGAGGCCGCTGCCATGTCATCGACAACAAATATTGGAAAGAAAAGCCAAAGAATGAATACAGGAGCAACCAGTTCCAGGTGGAGGAGATACTTAAGACAGTGGAGAAGACGATAAAGGACAACAAGGATGGCTACTACACCAATGAGATGCTTCAAGAAATGGAGAGCATAAAACAAGACGAGATAGAACGCATTAGAAAGTCATCAGAAAACATGTCAGAGGAAGAGATCAGAGAGAAGGCTAAGCGTAACGTCTTTGAGAATCTTTTGATTCTAATGGCAGGTACAGCAACAGGTGTAGTGTTAGGAGCTTACTTTGGTGTGAAAATAATGATCAAATCAGTTCTTAAAATATTGAAAGTTCTTAAAGAAGAGACACATTCATGTTTAGGAATTTCAAAGTTAGCAGGAGGAGACAAATCAGCAGAAGGAGAAGTTGAAACACTtgtagcagcaggagcagcagctggaAAAGCAGCATTAACAATCCCATCAGCAGCATTCAAGGCTTTAGCAGTGACTGCTGCAGTGGTAGGTGTGGCAGGAGGTGTGGCAGGAGGTATGACAGGATATCTTGCAGCTGAGGAAGCAGAAACACCgcaggaagcagcagagaagGCAGCAGATGCAGTCACAGAACTTGCCGAAGATATCTTAAAAACAATAGATGAGA TAGAACTAATCTAA
- the LOC132958661 gene encoding GTPase IMAP family member 7-like, which produces MDESTKRVVVLGKTGAGKSSLANTIFGETVFKTDSSAKSGTTECQAENKCVNGRRIMWIDTPGFFDTERAQEEMKPEILRCIIECAPGPHVFLILLKVEKFTKHEQEVVEEMQKYFSEEALKFAIVLFSHGDQLPEEMKIEEFVEQCEYLRDLVKKCGGRCHVVDNRYWKTKEQDEYRTNQFQVEELLKTIDKLIEENKGGCFTTEMLQAAESDKQQEQENIRRSSANKSTEEIIYMAKTEVLAKHMFKFAGVTTGALLGAFLGGTIKLRQDTAGKNINFLCTGQF; this is translated from the exons ATGGATG AATCGACAAAAAGAGTAGTTGTCTTGGGAAAAACTGGAGCTGGGAAGAGCAGCCTGGCTAACACCATTTTTGGAGAGACTGTGTTCAAGACAGACAGTTCAGCCAAGTCCGGTACGACAGAATGCcaagcagaaaacaaatgtgtcaATGGCAGACGCATTATGTGGATCGACACTCCTGGGTTCTTCGACACAGAGAGAGCTCAGGAGGAGATGAAGCCTGAAATACTCAGGTGTATCATAGAGTGCGCTCCTGGGCCTCATGTTTTTCTCATCCTGCTTAAAGTGGAGAAATTCACCAAGCACGAACAGGAAGTCGTTGAAGAGATGCAAAAGTATTTCTCAGAGGAAGCTTTAAAATTTGCCATAGTTCTCTTTTCTCATGGCGACCAGCTCCCTGAGGAAATGAAGATCGAGGAGTTCGTCGAACAATGTGAATATCTGAGGGACCTGGTGAAGAAGTGTGGAGGCCGGTGCCACGTCGTTGACAATAGATACTGGAAGACCAAAGAGCAGGATGAATACAGGACCAACCAGTTCCAGGTGGAAGAGCTTCTCAAAACAATAGATAAACTTATTGAAGAGAACAAAGGAGGCTGTTTTACCACTGAGATGCTACAAGCAGCGGAAAGTgacaaacaacaagaacaagagAACATCAGACGATCATCTGCAAACAAGTCAACTGAGGAGATCATATACATGGCTAAAACCGAAGTGTTGGCAAAGCACATGTTTAAATTTGCAGGTGTTACAACAGGAGCACTGTTGGGAGCCTTTCTTGGTGGAACAATAAAATTAAGGCAAGATACGGCAGGCAAAAACATCAATTTTTTATGCACTGGTCAATTTTGA
- the LOC132958935 gene encoding uncharacterized protein LOC132958935 translates to MDVPATKRIVLVGKTGVGKSSLANTIFGEAIFQINHLNGLTNNCSQAETKSVNGRSINLIDTPGFFDAERSEEENKPEMVRCITECAPGPHAFLIVLKVEKFTEHEGAVIAKICDVFSEDALKYAAVVFTHGDQLPEGMKIEEYVDQSEGLSDLVKKCGGRCHVVDNKYWKANEDDDYRSNQFQVAELLNTIDEIVRENNGDFYTNEMLQEVEKAIQKEEARIKKSSGSISQEEIRRQAKSNVFTIMTEKTPKTWIRGLVGFAVIAGILAAVSAAFINLKVGMGTTEAVTGIIATPIATVVEEMVNVVPDVTPEASVIAEAVEDVIQPVVEITPIWEDFIDTWYALFEGTHDPWCLFLPTSKRIVLLGKSGAGKSSLANTILREDVFKINHTPLSDTSLCHSKTKSISGRNITLIDTPGFFDTGRSEEDMKPEIVRCITECAPGPHAFLIVLKVEKFTEQEQAVITKICHSFSEDALEYAVVVFTHGDQLPEGMKIEEYAGQNQKLSDLVKKCGGRCHVVDSKYWKADEEDSYRSNQFQVAELLKTLDKMIEANKGRYYTNDKQQYIESLIQKEEERIRQEPGNVSQEEAKNKAKFCIYKWLLIKSAGIATGVLLEVVLGVTMTLTTGGGKAAAASTALDGILKGALKGYNATEGAQSPGEAVQMTADGIWKQFGIQGDKNNK, encoded by the exons ATGGACG TGCCAGCTACAAAGAGGATCGTCCTCGTTGGAAAAACGGGAGTTGGAAAGAGCAGCCTGGCTAACACCATATTTGGAGAGGCCATATTCCAAATAAATCACCTCAATGGCTTGACAAATAATTGCTCTCAAGCTGAAACCAAATCTGTCAATGGTAGAAGCATCAATCTGATCGACACTCCTGGTTTCTTCGATGCTGAAAGGTCTGAGGAAGAAAATAAGCCTGAGATGGTGAGGTGTATCACAGAGTGCGCTCCTGGGCCCCATGCTTTTCTCATTGTGCTGAAAGTGGAGAAGTTCACCGAGCACGAAGGGGCCGTCATTGCTAAAATATGTGACGTTTTCTCTGAGGACGCTCTCAAATATGCTGCAGTTGTCTTCACTCACGGTGACCAGCTCCCTGAAGGAATGAAAATCGAAGAGTACGTCGATCAAAGTGAAGGTCTGAGTGATCTGGTCAAGAAGTGCGGAGGCCGGTGCCACGTCGTTGACAATAAATACTGGAAGGCCAACGAAGACGACGACTACAGAAGTAACCAGTTCCAGGTGGCAGAACTGCTCAACACCATAGATGAGATAGTGAGGGAGAACAACGGAGACTTCTACACCAATGAAATGCTACAGGAAGTAGAGAAAGCAATACAGAAAGAGGAAGCGCGCATCAAAAAGTCATCGGGAAGCATCTCACAGGAAGAGATCAGGAGGCAGGCGAAAAGCAACGTCTTTACGATCATGacagaaaaaacaccaaaaacgtGGATCAGAGGTTTAGTGGGTTTCGCGGTCATTGCAGGAATACTTGCTGCTGTCTCGGCTGCGTTCATCAATTTAAAAGTTGGGATGGGGACGACGGAAGCAGTTACAGGAATAATAGCAACACCTATAGCAACAGTCGTAGAAGAGATGGTAAATGTTGTTCCAGATGTGACTCCAGAAGCCAGCGTCATAGCAGAGGCAGTCGAAGATGTCATTCAACCCGTTGTGGAGATTACACCAATATGGGAAGATTTCATCGACACATGGTATGCTTTGTTTGAAGGAACTCATGATCCTTggtgtttatttt TGCCGACTTCAAAGAGGATTGTCTTGCTGGGAAAATCTGGAGCAGGGAAAAGCAGCCTGGCTAACACCATACTGCGAGAGGATGTGTTCAAGATAAACCATACTCCCCTTTCTGACACAAGTCTTTGTCATTCAAAAACCAAATCTATCAGTGGAAGAAACATCACGTTGATCGACACTCCAGGTTTCTTTGATACAGGACGGTCTGAGGAGGATATGAAGCCTGAGATAGTGAGGTGTATCACAGAGTGCGCTCCCGGGCCCCATGCTTTTCTCATTGTGCTGAAAGTGGAGAAGTTCACCGAGCAGGAGCAGGCTGTGATCACAAAAATATGCCACAGTTTCTCTGAAGATGCTCTTGAATATGCCGTCGTCGTCTTCACTCACGGCGACCAGCTCCCCGAGGGAATGAAAATCGAGGAGTACGCCGGACAGAATCAAAAACTGAGTGATCTGGTGAAGAAGTGCGGGGGCCGGTGCCACGTCGTTGACAGCAAATACTGGAAGGCTGATGAAGAAGACAGCTACAGAAGCAACCAGTTCCAGGTTGCAGAGCTTCTGAAAACACTTGACAAGATGATTGAGGCAAACAAAGGAAGATATTACACCAATGACAAGCAACAATACATCGAGAGTCTGatacagaaagaggaggagcgCATTAGACAGGAACCAGGAAACGTGTCACAGGAAGAGGCTAAAAACAAGGCCAAATTTTGTATCTATAAGTGGTTATTGATCAAATCAGCGGGTATTGCAACAGGGGTATTACTGGAAGTTGTGCTTGGTGTGACGATGACTCTAACAACGGGAGGAGGAAAAGCAGCAGCTGCCTCCACCGCTCTGGACGGGATACTAAAGGGCGCTTTGAAAGGATACAATGCAACTGAAGGGGCACAGAGTCCAGGGGAAGCCGTGCAGATGACAGCGGATGGGATATGGAAGCAGTTTGGGATACAgggtgataaaaacaacaaatga